In Harmonia axyridis chromosome X, icHarAxyr1.1, whole genome shotgun sequence, a single window of DNA contains:
- the LOC123686213 gene encoding uncharacterized protein LOC123686213, with the protein MKTNISKFRRLESARKDLIKVQENWFKNISGISIPEDVRTFLSLGPKFNITPKKCDLNLGSSLADVEGLVSVSPPEMRNILTSKVVNVVTNYVHSRDTTYDPIRIMMMNTKSFLRAHQELLVTRSDKGNVSVIMKKSDYIDLSRELLTDEEHYQVLTRDPTSTIQQKSNKLMIKVRRKIGDDSGIIKKHTIYNSKVPKFYGLPKVHKPQLALRPIISSLDAPTSCISQYVTDLLTISYNRDNEFYVPDSFSFSDFIKNFKCPPDFVLVSLDVVSLFTNIPFELVELSVVRHWNEISRHTQMSQNDLLELVRFIFDNTYFTYQGRYYRQTLGAPMGGKLSPILAQYVLDDLLTSVLPGLPFVMPFLKKYVDDLICMIPEGSLATVLEHFNSYNTHLQFTAEEEVDNSIPFLDIRVIRMEEVLRTDWYNKPSSSGRYLHYRSCHPQNMKLNLVTQMKTRVLRLTHPTFHSQCIVKLKKLFVMNGYPIKLLNKLLCNTSSSPPVEVTMSLNTDAMIDRADIVYATIPYIPELSEAGYLFPETEGRLTAIQDQVVATRAYLKNIIGKI; encoded by the exons ATGA AGACTAATATAAGTAAGTTCAGGAGATTGGAGAGTGCAAGGAAAGATCTAATTAAGGTACAAGAAAATtggttcaaaaatatatctggaATAAGTATACCAGAAGATGTGAGGACTTTCTTGTCATTGGGCCCTAAATTCAACATAACACCTAAGAAATGTGATCTAAACCTGGGGAGTTCGTTGGCTGATGTTGAAGGTTTGGTATCGGTTAGCCCACCAGAGATGAGAAACATTCTCACATCAAAAGTAGTTAACGTAGTCACCAATTATGTACATTCTCGAGACACCACCTATGACCCAATTAGAATAATGATGATGAACACCAAAAGTTTTTTAAGGGCACATCAGGAGCTACTTGTGACGAGATCAGATAAGGGCAATGTCTCAGTAATAATGAAGAAAAGCGATTACATTGATTTGTCAAGGGAGCTTTTGACAGATGAAGAACATTATCAGGTTTTGACCAGAGATCCAACAAGCACAATCCAACAAAAgtcaaataaattaatgattaaAGTAAGACGTAAAATAGGAGATGATTCAGGTATTATTAAGAAACACACTATATACAATTCAAAAGTACCAAAATTTTATGGATTACCTAAGGTACATAAGCCTCAACTTGCTTTACGACCTATAATATCGTCATTAGATGCTCCAACTAGCTGCATTTCCCAATATGTGACAGATCTACTAACAATCTCGTACAACAGAGATAATGAATTTTATGTTCCTGAttccttttcattttcagacttcataaaaaacttcaaatgccCCCCTGATTTTGTGCTGGTCAGCTTAGATGTGGTCTCCTTGTTTACCAACATACCTTTTGAATTAGTAGAGCTGAGCGTTGTCAGACATTGGAATGAAATTTCTCGGCATACTCAGATGTCACAGAACGACCTGTTGGAATTAGTAAGGTTCATCTTCGACAACACCTATTTCACATATCAAGGAAGATATTACAGGCAGACCTTAGGTGCTCCAATGGGAGGTAAACTTTCCCCTATTTTGGCACAATATGTGCTAGATGATCTTTTGACTTCGGTACTGCCCGGTTTGCCTTTTGTTATGCCCTTTTTAAAGAAGTATGTCGACGATCTGATATGTATGATTCCAGAGGGATCACTTGCTACAGTTCTGGAACATTTTAACAGTTATAACACCCACCTACAATTCACGGCAGAAGAAGAGGTTGACAACTCCATACCTTTTTTAGACATCAGGGTGATAAGAATGGAAGAAGTGTTGAGGACTGATTGGTATAACAAGCCTAGTAGCTCTGGCAGATATTTGCATTATAGATCTTGccatcctcaaaatatgaagcTAAATCTAGTCACACAGATGAAAACTAGAGTCTTAAGGTTGACACATCCAACTTTTCATAGTCAATGTATTGTCAAACTGAAAAAGCTATTTGTAATGAATGGATACCCGATAAAATTACTCAATAAGTTACTTTGCAATACATCATCTTCACCCCCAGTCGAAGTCACCATGTCATTAAACACTGATGCCATGATAGACCGAGCTGACATCGTTTACGCCACTATACCTTACATACCA GAGTTATCCGAGGCTGGTTACCTTTTCCCGGAAACGGAAGGCAGATTAACAGCCATACAAGATCAGGTTGTGGCCACCAGAGCATATCTAAAAAACATAATAGGGAAAATCTGA
- the LOC123686212 gene encoding uncharacterized protein LOC123686212 — protein MGRERRSLSLDGIRNPPAEVPRRDGRARWNEEENILLLRVHYIAKDLELNTNANYRKSLADIWNDLNPRKQSYANLLANRVKWLLTNEKFTNTELNHIKLSCYPRGATVGCDDEIEEEIATPTPETPRSGKIEQELLKNYLLYAGVLPESRPRIPRLKGSKIMQQKVKEVNEIIQNNLPATWELRNVVDYVYAGAITVCSELGMKIKDTPPKKRDTLPPWKHRLEKKITAIRKNIGILHTYLNAETPSSRVAKLTRRIASEFKIKARNNRYRESIAEISDKLKQKIKALGSRMQRYNDRVKRYQNNHLYYKNKQQFFRRLEQSSPKNENAPTEESIHSFWKEIWEEERTHNNRAHWIGDVEAESGKYSMDNIKITEEDIKATLKKANNWSSPGVDQIQNYWWKHFTAIHNHLAKLLQEALSNPTKIPDFFTLGVTHMIPKGENTSDPKEYRPITCLPTVYKILTGVLTHHIWKHVNKNKILAPEQNGCRGSTRGCKELLISDLIITKKVKKRQRNISVAWLDYRKAFDSVPHTWLIKTLQFYGISKPVIDLLKHLMETWRTQLVVNTGKVNYKTSLIRIKRGIFQGDTLSTLWFCLALNPLSKLLKDQIYGYVIQKTPSTKISHQLYIDDLKLYAANEDQLKKQLKIVASFSQDIGLELGIDKCAVVHVKRGRVQEGAGLAVMEDLTIPQLGTRESYKYLGVQQALDIKTTEMKTIFKEKFLSRLKKILQSKLNSKAMFEAINIWAVPCISYSFGVIKWFNTELKDIDQKVRALLTKHGIHHPHASVNRLYVPRHEGGRGLQNLEMIHDRTVRDTREYFLNKNLPFHRTICREDDRLSPLNLAGQIEPQQLTIEKLTQEWHSKALHGRYPGTLKNDHVNKEYSLTYLKSGYLFPETEGRLIAIQDQVVPTRSYIKNITRRNIPTDKCRKCSQVTESIQHVTSSCSILAPTDYTQRHDAMARVYHQAIAKKCGLIKKTVRPFEYRPSNILENEHYKLYWDNFITTDQTIKHNRPDILLHNKIERTMEILDVAIPADDNIAKAFTEKLTKYQDLAFEMKTIYGLKSTTILPLVMSTNGLVEKHLVDNTLRLGLEKELVSTAQKEVILANTRLVRKFLTSL, from the exons ATGGG AAGGGAAAGAAGGAGCTTAAGCTTGGACGGGATCAGAAACCCTCCCGCTGAAGTTCCAAGACGAGATGGACGAGCACGATGGAATGAAGAGGAAAACATCCTACTTTTACGTGTTCATTACATCGCAAAGGATCTGGAACTCAACACAAACGCCAACTACAGAAAATCTTTAGCAGACATCTGGAATGACTTAAACCCACGCAAGCAATCATACGCCAACCTGTTGGCCAACAGAGTCAAATGGCTCTTGACTAACGAAAAGTTCACAAACACCGAACTAAACCACATAAAACTCAGCTGCTATCCGCGTGGAGCTACAGTGGGATGCGACGATGAAATTGAGGAAGAAATTGCCACCCCAACACCCGAAACACCCAGATCTGGCAAAATAGAGCAGGAACTACTGAAAAACTATTTACTATACGCCGGCGTGTTACCTGAAAGCAGACCAAGAATACCAAGGTTAAAAGGCTCAAAGATCATGCAACAGAAAGTAAAAGAAGTCAATGAAATCATACAGAATAACTTACCGGCCACCTGGGAGTTAAGAAATGTGGTAGACTACGTGTATGCAGGAGCAATCACTGTATGCTCAGAGCTAGGCATGAAAATAAAAGATACTCCACCTAAAAAGAGGGACACACTACCACCCTGGAAACACCGCCTAGAAAAAAAGATCACTGCAATAAGGAAAAACATTGGCATACTTCATACTTACCTGAACGCAGAAACACCATCCAGCAGGGTCGCAAAGCTGACACGCCGAATAGCTTCTGAATTTAAAATCAAGGCCCGGAACAACCGCTACAGGGAGAGCATAGCAGAAATATCTGACAagctgaaacaaaaaattaaagcttTAGGTAGTAGGATGCAAAGATACAACGACAGGGTGAAAAGATACCAGAACAACCATCTCTATTACAAAAATAAACAGCAATTCTTCCGCCGCCTAGAGCAGAGCagtcccaaaaatgaaaacgcGCCTACGGAGGAATCCATTCACTCTTTCTGGAAGGAAATATGGGAAGAAGAAAGAACGCACAACAACCGAGCACACTGGATTGGGGATGTGGAAGCGGAATCTGGCAAATACAGTATGGATAACATAAAAATCACTGAAGAGGACATAAAAGCGACACTGAAAAAGGCAAACAACTGGTCTTCCCCAGGTGTAGACCAAATACAGAACTACTGGTGGAAACACTTCACGGCAATACACAACCACCTGGCAAAACTTCTCCAAGAAGCGCTCAGTAACCCCACCAAAATACCTGATTTTTTCACACTGGGAGTCACGCACATGATTCCAAAGGGAGAAAACACCTCAGACCCCAAAGAATACCGGCCGATAACCTGTCTCCCGACTGTGTACAAAATTCTAACGGGAGTACTAACCCACCATATCTGGAAGCATGTTAACAAGAACAAAATACTAGCACCAGAACAAAATGGATGCCGTGGAAGTACCAGAGGATGCAAAGAACTCCTAATCTCCGACCTAATAATAACCAAGAAAGTCAAGAAAAGGCAAAGAAATATTTCGGTTGCGTGGTTAGATTATCGCAAGGCCTTTGATTCCGTACCGCACACATGGTTAATAAAGACACTCCAATTTTACGGAATATCGAAGCCGGTCATTGATCTTTTAAAGCACCTTATGGAGACATGGCGCACACAATTGGTGGTGAATACGGGGAAAGTGAACTACAAAACCTCCCTCATAAGAATCAAGAGAGGCATCTTTCAGGGAGACACCCTCAGCACCCTCTGGTTTTGTCTCGCCCTAAATCCCTTAAGTAAACTGCTAAAGGATCAAATCTACGGATACGTCATCCAAAAGACTCCGAGTACCAAGATCAGTCACCAGCTGTACATAGATGACCTCAAACTCTATGCTGCCAACGAAGACCAGTTGaagaaacaattaaaaatagTGGCATCCTTCTCACAAGACATAGGACTGGAACTGGGAATTGACAAATGTGCCGTTGTCCATGTAAAGAGAGGCCGTGTGCAAGAGGGAGCAGGCCTGGCCGTGATGGAGGACCTCACAATACCACAACTGGGAACCCGTGAATCCTATAAATACCTCGGTGTACAACAGGCACTAGACATCAAAACAACCGAGATGAAAACTATCTTCAAAGAAAAGTTCTTAAGCAGACTGAAAAAGATACTTCAGAGCAAGCTTAATTCGAAGGCCATGTTCGAAGCTATAAATATATGGGCAGTACCCTGTATAAGCTACTCGTTTGGAGTCATCAAATGGTTCAACACGGAACTAAAAGATATTGATCAGAAAGTTAGGGCACTACTCACCAAACACGGCATTCACCATCCGCATGCATCCGTCAATAGGTTATATGTTCCAAGGCATGAAGGGGGGAGAGGGCTGCAGAACCTGGAAATGATACATGACAGAACAGTTCGCGAcacaagagaatattttctgaataaaaactTACCGTTTCACCGAACCATATGTCGAGAAGATGACCGCTTGAGTCCGCTGAACCTGGCAGGACAAATCGAACCACAACAACTTACCATCGAAAAATTGACTCAGGAGTGGCACAGCAAAGCGCTACATGGAAGGTATCCCGGGACCCTAAAAAACGATCACGTCAATAAAGAATACTCACTTACTTACCTTAAATCCGGATACCTATTTCCTGAAACTGAAGGAAGATTGATCGCCATTCAGGACCAAGTGGTCCCAACAAGATCATACATTAAGAACATTACTAGACGCAACATACCCACGGATAAATGTCGAAAGTGCTCCCAGGTGACTGAATCCATTCAGCACGTCACCTCATCTTGCTCCATCCTGGCTCCAACTGACTATACGCAGCGACATGACGCGATGGCCAGAGTTTACCATCAGGCGATAGCCAAAAAGTGCGGACTAATAAAGAAAACAGTAAGACCGTTTGAATACCGACCCAGTAACATATTAGAAAACGAGCACTACAAATTATACTGGGATAATTTTATCACAACGGACCAGACAATCAAACACAACCGACCCGACATCCTGCTCCACAATAAAATAGAGAGAACGATGGAAATCCTGGACGTTGCTATCCCGGCCGATGACAACATAGCTAAAGCTTTCACGGAAaaactaacgaagtatcaggaCCTGGCATTTGAGATGAAGACAATCTATGGCCTCAAATCAACAACCATACTGCCACTAGTCATGTCCACCAATGGGCTAGTGGAGAAACACCTAGTTGACAACACCCTAAGACTAGGTTTAGAAAAAGAGCTCGTGAGCACAGCTCAAAAAGAAGTAATCCTCGCCAATACTAGACTGGTGAGGAAGTTCCTTACATCCCTCTGA
- the LOC123686211 gene encoding uncharacterized protein LOC123686211 produces the protein MEKVKKMLEAQRVSFTRIYDAVITLLGEKNINLIEIRGNVRILDQKIELIADLGRQLLDHILESESSEESALLSEIEAADNFLKKYHELKLIIESHSPNHSDETSNVCSTHTKRKLKLPTIEFKKFGGEIRDWLPFWSQFKRIHNDEDLPVEDKFQYLLQAMIPNSRARQLVESYPPSGDNYPKVIESLESRFGRKDLVVEVYVRELLKLVLTSIGNRNKLSFLYDMLESQLRSLETLDVTSDTCAAMLYPLVESCLPEDLIRVWQRSSHYDVESTLKIRLDNLMIFLRKEVENEERITLAVAGFDMQSKTKKIVDCPPVKNALPTASGLMNNKFQKKCHFCNGSHCSGDCSDARNWTLADRKKKLIKRGCCFLCLKYGHIARKCRVNSVCSICNGRHVDIMCTKTDETTTKFVPAPKQSNVENSFSNNTYAEVFLQTLRVRLNGLNKSRMARVIIDTGSQRSYIKQSVASEMLYESIRREEMVHALFGGTNTDVCNHHCYRIRLSSIHDDYACNFEALDQTVICNNVTSVRQGPWMDELSSLGIEISDKKDGPVDILIGADIAGKLLTGKRHELKCGLVALHTLLGWTITGKVTSNEQSINSSMLVVTSMLSRDLGPTDLWRLDVLGITEPLQQKSEKDTEKAVMEHFLETVLRKEDGRYEVHMPWIEGHPPLPNNFSIAQRRLENLMKKLNNDGYLQEYSQVFKEWLDEGIIEEVPVSDLQYQGHYLPHRHVVRESSTTTKIRPVFDASAKEKSQPSLNQCLEKGINLIELIPSILIKFRLGKIGVIADIKKAFLQISLTSTDRDFLRFLWYNENGELKTYRHTRVVFGVTCSPFLLGAVIEYHLKICFETKKNSSIKSIIPKLLKSFYVDNCVSSVDSKEELQMFIDESSMIFADAKFELRGWEHTVIDNSEVASVLSPVLGLNWNRNLDTLELNSEWYRDINIELITKRIILSTAQRIFDPIGFSCPVSLYPKILLQKTWNLKLGWDTEVPDDIKICFLSWIKDIPFLLDLKIPRWLVTSDAVHERWTLHVFCDASGNSYATAIFLRSESSRGVEVQLIQAKSRVAPIKQMTIPRLELLAATIGARLSKMVSENLPVDIPVYWWSDSSTVLAWIKRDDNWKPFIWNRVKEIRNLTNKEAWFHVPGHFNPADLPSRGCSPKQLVESRWWEGPEWLKKSPEQWPSQNYSVEEDVINTEKRKCVTSSMLSSNQCFSWFYERFSGFEKIVRILSWIRRFIFNSLNRNEKKIGPLSLAELISSENCIIKFIQEEAFEGLNDPKLKTLCPFIDNDGIIRLSTKISAREDSRDFRFPAVLPSKHPVVDKIAHEQHVKASHVGVQGLLSLLRERFWILKGRKTLRSIVTKCVVCRRYNGKSSEVSPIPLPRDRVRDANVFEVAGVDLAGPLYIRSGEKVWICLFTCAVYRAVHLELLSSLSTDIFLQSFRRFVARRGRPSIIYSDNGTNFVGTDNAFRHLDWNEIITYSSAQRIEWKFNPPTAAWWGGWWERLIRIVKDLLRKVLGKSSLTYEELYTIVCDTESVVNSRPLTYFHEDSRDLVPLTPAMFLREIQEVGVPDVDATEATDLRKHLKYRLKLKEDLRRRFRTEYLGELKLFSKGNNVKEIKLGDIVLVGLDNIKRLDWPLARIEEMIPGRDGKIRVVRLKTATGSLLRPVQRIYPLEINSRDNEIDFHALNKIGQEKVKEEKETKRDREPEEQKNEKDDKPAHEKKPVVTRYGRIVKPPSKYTG, from the coding sequence ATGGAGAAGGTGAAGAAGATGCTTGAGGCTCAGAGAGTATCATTTACTCGAATTTATGATGCGGTGATCACACTGCTTGGTGAGaagaatattaatttaattgaaattcgaGGAAATGTTCGAATATTGGACCAGAAAATTGAGTTGATTGCTGATTTGGGCAGACAATTGCTGGATCATATCCTAGAGTCAGAAAGCAGCGAAGAAAGTGCTTTGCTATCCGAAATTGAAGCAgcagataattttttgaaaaaatatcatgaacTCAAGTTGATTATTGAGAGTCATTCACCGAATCATTCCGATGAAACAAGTAACGTATGTTCCACCCACACGAAGCGTAAACTGAAGCTACCTACTatagaattcaagaaatttggAGGTGAAATCAGAGACTGGCTTCCATTCTGGAGTCAGTTTAAGCGAATTCACAATGATGAAGATCTTCCCGTTGAAGACAAGTTTCAATATCTTTTACAAGCTATGATTCCGAACTCTCGTGCTCGTCAATTGGTTGAGAGTTATCCACCTAGCGGAGACAATTATCCCAAAGTTATTGAAAGCCTTGAGAGTCGATTTGGCCGAAAAGATCTTGTTGTTGAAGTTTATGTTCGAGAGCTGTTGAAATTGGTCCTGACTAGTATTGGGAATAGAAATAAGCTTAGTTTTCTCTATGATATGCTAGAATCCCAGTTGCGATCATTGGAAACTCTAGATGTGACATCAGATACATGCGCAGCAATGTTGTACCCACTGGTGGAATCTTGCCTCCCCGAAGATTTGATAAGGGTATGGCAAAGGAGTAGTCATTATGATGTTGAATCCACTTTGAAAATACGTTTGGATAACCTGATGATCTTTCTTAGAAAGgaagttgaaaatgaagaacGCATTACTTTGGCGGTTGCTGGTTTCGACATGCAATCTAAAACAAAAAAGATTGTGGATTGTCCTCCTGTAAAAAATGCTCTTCCAACAGCATCTGGACTGATGAATAATAAATTCCAGAAGAAATGCCACTTTTGCAACGGAAGTCATTGCAGTGGAGATTGTTCAGATGCCAGAAATTGGACACTAGCTGATCGTAAGAAGAAATTGATTAAACGGGGGTGCTGCTTTCTATGTCTTAAATATGGTCACATTGCAAGAAAATGCAGAGTAAATTCGGTGTGTTCAATCTGTAATGGAAGACATGTTGATATCATGTGTACAAAGACTGATGAAACAACTACGAAATTTGTACCTGCTCCAAAACAGTCAAATGTAGAGAATTCCTTTTCGAATAATACATATGCAGAGGTGTTTCTACAAACTCTGAGAGTGAGGCTTaatggattgaataaatcaCGAATGGCACGAGTAATCATTGACACCGGTTCTCAAAGATCATACATAAAACAATCCGTTGCTTCTGAGATGTTATATGAATCTATTCGACGAGAAGAAATGGTGCATGCCCTCTTTGGTGGCACGAATACTGACGTTTGCAACCATCATTGTTATCGAATACGATTGAGTAGTATCCACGACGACTATGCGTGTAACTTCGAAGCTCTAGACCAAACAGTCATCTGTAATAATGTTACTTCTGTAAGGCAAGGACCTTGGATGGATGAACTAAGTTCATTGGGAATAGAAATTTCAGATAAAAAAGATGGTCCCGTTGATATTTTAATTGGAGCTGATATTGCTGGAAAGTTACTCACTGGAAAACGTCATGAACTTAAATGTGGACTTGTGGCATTGCATACGCTATTGGGATGGACAATCACGGGCAAAGTTACTTCGAATGAGCAATCTATAAATTCTTCAATGCTGGTTGTTACTTCTATGTTGAGTAGAGACTTGGGCCCTACCGACTTATGGAGACTTGATGTCCTTGGAATCACCGAACCATTACAACAGAAATCAGAAAAAGACACGGAGAAAGCTGTAATGGAACATTTCTTGGAAACTGTTCTGAGAAAGGAAGATGGAAGATATGAGGTGCACATGCCGTGGATTGAAGGCCATCCTCCATTAcccaacaatttttcaatagCACAGAGACGACtcgaaaatttgatgaaaaagttGAACAATGATGGATATCTCCAGGAATATTCTCAAGTTTTCAAAGAATGGTTGGACGAAGGAATTATTGAAGAAGTTCCAGTATCAGATCTCCAATACCAGGGACACTACCTACCTCATCGTCATGTAGTCAGGGAAAGCAGTACTACAACAAAAATCAGGCCTGTTTTCGATGCTTCTGCCAAAGAAAAATCTCAACCATCATTAAATCAGTGCTTGGAAAAAGGTATCAACCTAATAGAACTCATTCCTTCAATTCTGATCAAATTTCGATTAGGCAAGATTGGAGTAATTGCTGACATAAAGAAAGCATTCCTTCAAATCAGTTTGACATCTACTGACAGAGACTTTTTGCGATTTCTCTGGTACAATGAAAATGGAGAATTGAAAACTTACCGTCATACTAGAGTTGTTTTTGGTGTAACGTGCAGCCCTTTCTTGCTGGGAGCCGTTATTGAGTATCatttaaaaatatgttttgaaacaaagaaaaattcttCCATAAAATCGATCATTCCGAAACTATTGAAGAGTTTTTATGTAGACAACTGTGTTTCCAGTGTAGACAGCAAAGAGGAACTTCAAATGTTCATTGACGAATCTTCAATGATATTTGCTGATGCTAAATTTGAATTACGAGGATGGGAGCACACAGTTATCGATAACTCTGAAGTGGCATCTGTTTTATCACCAGTTTTAGGCTTGAATTggaatcgaaatttggataccCTAGAATTGAATTCTGAATGGTACCGAGATATCAACATTGAATTGATAACCAAAAGAATAATTTTATCAACCGCTCAAAGGATCTTTGATCCAATAGGATTTTCTTGTCCAGTTTCATTGTATCCCAAAATATTGCTGCAGAAAACGTGGAATTTGAAATTAGGATGGGATACTGAAGTACCTGATGATATCAAAATCTGTTTCCTGAGCTGGATAAAAGATATTCCGTTCCTTTTGGATCTCAAGATTCCACGATGGTTAGTTACATCTGACGCAGTCCATGAACGATGGACTCTTCACGTATTTTGCGATGCCTCAGGAAATTCGTATGCAACTGCAATTTTTCTAAGATCTGAATCGAGTAGGGGAGTGGAAGTACAGTTGATTCAAGCAAAATCCCGAGTTGCTCCTATTAAACAAATGACAATCCCTCGATTGGAACTTTTAGCTGCTACGATTGGAGCAAGATTGTCAAAAATGGTATCTGAAAACCTTCCGGTCGATATACCTGTTTACTGGTGGTCTGATTCATCTACGGTTCTAGCTTGGATCAAGAGAGATGATAACTGGAAACCCTTCATATGGAATCGAGTGAAAGAAATTCGTAATTTAACGAATAAGGAAGCGTGGTTTCACGTTCCAGGTCATTTCAACCCAGCCGACCTTCCTTCTCGTGGATGTTCTCCGAAGCAATTAGTTGAGTCGAGATGGTGGGAGGGTCCGGAATGGCTAAAAAAATCCCCTGAACAATGGCCTTCTCAAAATTATTCTGTCGAAGAAGATGTTATCAATACTGAAAAAAGAAAGTGTGTGACTTCTTCAATGTTGTCTTCAAACCAATGTTTTTCCTGGTTTTACGAGCGTTTTTCAGGATTCGAAAAAATCGTGAGGATATTGAGTTGGATACGAAGATTCATTTTCAACTCTCTTAaccgaaatgaaaagaaaataggTCCATTGTCACTGGCAGAGCTGATTTCGTCCGAaaactgcatcataaagtttatTCAAGAAGAGGCATTTGAGGGACTGAATGATCCCAAACTGAAAACTTTATGTCCTTTTATTGATAATGATGGAATAATACGACTTTCAACGAAAATTTCTGCACGAGAAGATTCGCGAGATTTCCGTTTCCCAGCCGTTTTACCCAGCAAGCATCCAGTAGTCGATAAAATTGCTCATGAACAACATGTGAAAGCTTCCCATGTTGGTGTACAGGGCCTGCTGAGTCTATTGAGAGAAAGATTTTGGATACTTAAAGGAAGAAAAACACTTAGATCAATCGTTACAAAATGTGTTGTATGCAGACGATACAATGGAAAATCATCCGAAGTTTCACCGATACCTTTGCCAAGAGATAGAGTGAGAGATGCAAATGTATTCGAAGTCGCAGGTGTAGATCTTGCCGGTCCACTCTATATTCGATCAGGTGAAAAGGTTTGGATTTGTCTTTTCACATGTGCGGTATACAGGGCTGTACATTTGGAACTATTATCCTCACTCTCCACTGACATATTTCTTCAGTCTTTCCGAAGATTTGTAGCCAGGCGAGGAAGACCTTCCATTATTTATAGTGATAACGGAACAAATTTTGTCGGAACTGATAATGCTTTCAGACATTTGGACTGGAATGAGATAATTACCTATAGTTCAGCCCAACGAATCGAATGGAAATTCAATCCTCCAACTGCTGCATGGTGGGGCGGTTGGTGGGAGAGATTAATAAGAATCGTCAAAGATCTTTTACGTAAAGTCCTAGGTAAGTCATCTTTAACATACGAAGAGCTTTATACAATTGTTTGTGACACCGAATCAGTGGTTAATTCCCGACCATTGACTTATTTCCATGAAGATAGTAGAGATTTGGTTCCGTTGACACCTGCTATGTTCTTACGTGAAATTCAAGAAGTTGGTGTACCAGATGTGGATGCAACTGAAGCCACTGATCTCAGGAAACATTTGAAGTATAGACTCAAACTGAAAGAAGATTTGCGAAGAAGATTTCGAACAGAATATCTAGgagaattaaaattattttcgaaggGTAACAATGTCAAAGAGATCAAATTGGGAGATATAGTTTTAGTTGGATTGGACAACATAAAACGATTGGATTGGCCACTGGCTCGAATAGAAGAAATGATTCCAGGGCGAGATGGTAAAATTCGAGTAGTTCGCTTGAAAACAGCTACGGGGTCATTATTGAGACCAGTGCAAAGAATTTATCCCCTAGAAATCAATAGTCGGGATAACGAAATAGATTTCCATGCTCTAAACAAAATAGGACAAGAAAAAgtgaaagaagagaaagaaACGAAAAGGGACAGAGAACCAGAAgaacagaaaaatgaaaaagatgacAAACCCGCACATGAGAAAAAACCTGTGGTCACAAGATATGGGAGAATTGTCAAACCCCCAtcgaagtatacagggtga